In Mycolicibacterium phocaicum, one DNA window encodes the following:
- a CDS encoding CoA-acylating methylmalonate-semialdehyde dehydrogenase yields MTTSQTISHWINNDVFTGSSGQSAPVTNPATGQVTGQVALASVEDAQTVINAAAAAFPAWRDTSITKRVQTLFAFRELLNARRGELAAIITAEHGKVLSDAMGEVARGIEVVEFACGIPHLLKGGYAENASTNVDVYNIRQALGPVAIIAPFNFPAMVPMWFFPIAIAAGNTVVVKPSEKDPSSSLWMAELWKEAGLPDGVFNVLQGDKTAVDELLTNPAIKAVSFVGSTPIAQYVYRTATASGKRVQALGGAKNHAVILPDADLDLAADSMVNAGFGSAGERCMAISACVAVGPIADDLVAKIVERAAAIKTGDGAKGSDMGPLITKVHRDKVASYIDAGEAEGAKVVLDGRNVTVEGAENGFWLGPTLLDNVTPEMSVYTDEIFGPVLSVVRVETYDEALELINNNPYGNGTAIFTNDGGAARRFQNEVEVGMVGINVPIPVPMAFFSFGGWKASLFGDTHAYGPEGVQFFTRAKAVTQRWADPSHGGINLGFPENN; encoded by the coding sequence ATGACCACCTCGCAGACCATCTCGCACTGGATCAACAACGACGTCTTCACCGGATCCTCGGGACAGTCGGCACCGGTCACCAACCCGGCCACCGGCCAGGTCACCGGACAGGTGGCACTGGCCAGCGTCGAGGACGCCCAGACCGTCATCAACGCCGCGGCAGCCGCCTTCCCGGCCTGGCGCGACACCTCGATCACCAAGCGCGTGCAGACGCTGTTCGCCTTCCGCGAGCTGCTCAACGCCCGCCGCGGAGAGCTGGCCGCGATCATCACCGCCGAGCACGGCAAGGTGCTCTCCGACGCCATGGGCGAGGTCGCCCGCGGTATCGAGGTCGTCGAATTCGCCTGCGGCATCCCGCATCTGCTCAAGGGCGGCTACGCCGAGAACGCCTCCACCAACGTCGACGTCTACAACATCCGGCAGGCCCTGGGCCCGGTCGCCATAATCGCGCCGTTCAACTTCCCGGCCATGGTGCCGATGTGGTTCTTCCCCATCGCCATCGCCGCCGGCAACACCGTCGTCGTCAAGCCGTCCGAGAAGGACCCGTCGTCGTCGCTGTGGATGGCCGAACTGTGGAAGGAAGCCGGCCTGCCCGACGGTGTCTTCAACGTCCTGCAGGGCGACAAGACCGCCGTCGACGAGCTGCTGACCAACCCCGCCATCAAGGCCGTCTCGTTCGTCGGCTCCACCCCGATCGCGCAGTACGTCTACCGGACCGCCACCGCCTCCGGCAAGCGCGTGCAGGCCCTCGGCGGCGCCAAGAACCACGCCGTGATCCTGCCCGACGCCGACCTGGACCTGGCCGCCGACAGCATGGTCAACGCCGGCTTCGGTTCCGCCGGTGAGCGCTGCATGGCCATCTCGGCCTGCGTCGCGGTCGGTCCGATCGCCGACGACCTGGTCGCCAAGATCGTCGAGCGCGCCGCCGCCATCAAGACCGGTGACGGCGCCAAGGGCTCGGACATGGGCCCACTCATCACCAAGGTGCACCGCGACAAGGTGGCGTCCTACATCGACGCGGGCGAGGCCGAAGGCGCCAAGGTCGTGCTCGACGGCCGCAATGTCACGGTCGAGGGTGCCGAGAACGGCTTCTGGCTGGGCCCGACCCTGCTCGACAACGTCACCCCCGAGATGAGCGTCTACACCGATGAGATCTTCGGCCCGGTGCTGTCGGTCGTCCGCGTCGAAACCTACGACGAGGCACTGGAACTGATCAACAACAACCCGTACGGCAACGGCACCGCGATCTTCACCAACGACGGTGGCGCGGCCCGGCGGTTCCAGAACGAGGTCGAGGTCGGCATGGTCGGCATCAACGTCCCCATCCCGGTTCCCATGGCGTTCTTCAGCTTCGGCGGCTGGAAGGCGTCGCTGTTCGGCGACACCCACGCCTACGGACCCGAGGGTGTGCAGTTCTTCACGCGCGCCAAGGCCGTCACCCAGCGCTGGGCCGACCCCAGCCACGGCGGCATCAACCTGGGCTTCCCTGAGAACAACTGA